In Desulfurococcaceae archaeon MEX13E-LK6-19, the genomic window GGTAGAGGAGATCAGGTGAGAGACTGGCTGTTTGTTGAAGACTTCTGTGAAGCACTTGACACGGTGATAAACAAGGGGTCTAAAGGCGAGGCATACAATATACCTGGGCTTAACGAGAAAAAGAACATAGAAGTCGTGGAAACCATCCTGAAGCTCATGGGCAAGCCCCTATCTTTAATCAAATTCGTCGATGATAGACCAGGACACGACAGGAGGTATGCTATGAAGGGAGATAAGATACTCTCTCTTGGTTGGAAGCCCAAGACACCATGGGTTAAAGGATTGGAGAAAACAATCAAGTGGTACCTCGATAACAAATGGTGGTGGAAGCCCTTGTTAAGCGATGATTACTTCCAGCTTGATACACCTTGGAAAAAGAGGTGACCATGAAATGAAGGTTCTTGTAACAGGTGCGAGCGGTCTCCTCGGCAAAAAACTTGTTACAGAACTACTAGCTAACGGACACCAGGTTATAGCAATCTATAACCGTAATCCTGTGCCAATAGAGGATCCTAGCCTAGAGAAATACCGGATAGACATCTCCGATACTGTTCTACTGGAAGACCTTATACTAAAAAAGAGACCCGGCGTCATAGTCCACGCGGCCGCATATACCGATGTTGATGGATGTGAACGAGACAAGAAGAAAGCTTGGCTCGTGAATGTCGAGGCAACACGTAGTATCGTCCGAGCAGCACGAGTAGTAAGAGCACACTTGATCTATATCTCAACAGACTACGTATTCGATGGAGAAAGAGGATACTATAAAGAAACAGATATCCCTAACCCAGTAAACTACTATGGACTAACAAAGCTTATCGCGGAGGAACTCGTAGGCTCAAGTGATCTATTGTATACTATTGTCCGTCCCAGCGCTATCTATGGCATTGGAGGGAGCAAGAAGAGTTTCGCAGAATACGTTGCCGAGAAGCTGTCAAAAGGAGAAAAAGTCTATGCACTAGTAGACCAGTATGTCTCACCAACACTAAACACCTTGTTGGCAAAAGCTGTTGCAGAAATAGTCGATATGAGGCCTATGGGTATATTCCATGTAGCTGGGGAACGTATGAGCCGTTACGAGTTTGCCATAAAAATAGCGGAAAAACTAAACCTGCCTGTAGACCTAGTCGAGAAAGCAAGCATCAATGATATGAAGCATTGGCTAGCCAGAAGACCCAGGGACTCAAGCCTGGACACAAGCAAGGCTAGACGTCTCCTCAAAACAAGATTCTACGATACAAACCTAGCACTAGAACTATTTAGAAACGAGTGGACAGCTAAAACAAGGTGAGAAACACATGCCACTAAAAAACGTGAAAGAATTATGGCTACCCGGTATGAAGCTAGCAGAGATAGAGCGCTTCATCGATGAACGGGGAATGTTCCATGAGATAATGAGAAGCGACTGGAAGGAGCTACTAGGAGACGATGTCATAGTCCAGTCAAACATGTCAATAACATACCCCGGGATAATACGGGCATGGCACCGCCACTTGCGGGGACAAGTAGACTACTTTTTCGTAGCCCGATGAACAATAAAAGTATGCGCCTACGACGATGAGACCCAACACCTCGTAGAAGTAGTACTCAGTGATGCCAAACCACAAATACTACGGGTACCCGGACACTACTGGCACGGATTCAAAGCCTTGGGAGTAGAACCAGCAATACTAATATACTTCACAACAAGGCTATACGACTACAAGAACCCGGACGAAGAAAGAAGACCAT contains:
- the rfbD gene encoding dTDP-4-dehydrorhamnose reductase — translated: MKVLVTGASGLLGKKLVTELLANGHQVIAIYNRNPVPIEDPSLEKYRIDISDTVLLEDLILKKRPGVIVHAAAYTDVDGCERDKKKAWLVNVEATRSIVRAARVVRAHLIYISTDYVFDGERGYYKETDIPNPVNYYGLTKLIAEELVGSSDLLYTIVRPSAIYGIGGSKKSFAEYVAEKLSKGEKVYALVDQYVSPTLNTLLAKAVAEIVDMRPMGIFHVAGERMSRYEFAIKIAEKLNLPVDLVEKASINDMKHWLARRPRDSSLDTSKARRLLKTRFYDTNLALELFRNEWTAKTR
- a CDS encoding dTDP-4-dehydrorhamnose 3,5-epimerase family protein; this encodes MPLKNVKELWLPGMKLAEIERFIDERGMFHEIMRSDWKELLGDDVIVQSNMSITYPGIIRAWHRHLRGQVDYFFVAR